A genomic segment from Bradysia coprophila strain Holo2 chromosome III, BU_Bcop_v1, whole genome shotgun sequence encodes:
- the LOC119077512 gene encoding ankyrin repeat domain-containing protein 54-like, producing MSANDSGIENSNDSNDFTLTFPAAFKDFKDFTSPIELNPNSSTSSQQPHSMLSQFRQQSSGKMKMSKQNIKLASLPYFRARLNERKLRVAASISNVELLTKYLETGVNPNGCDELQRTALHLAASRGFTDIVAQLLKYGANPNQKDLLGNTPLHLAVCSASSINFNMTVRILLNHGSSVRCTDKMGRNPLDLANSKLSLMRRRRCDYPESDKILRDMSILTAFLLWHYQREQQDDFEINSLEQRLQNLSTQEVENEADKLLAKVEMLKLQN from the exons ATGTCAGCCAACGATTCTGGAATTGAGAACAGCAACGATAGCAATGATTTTACGTTGACATTTCCTGCTGCTTTCAAAGACTTTAAAGATTTTACAAGTCCCATCGAATTGAACCCAAACTCGTCAACATCCAGCCAACAACCACATAGCATGCTCAGTCAATTTCGGCAGCAATCATCGGGAAAGATGAAAATGTCGAAACAGAATATTAAACTGGCATCGTTGCCGTACTTTCGGGCTCGactaaacgaaagaaaactgCGTGTAGCCGCTTCCATTTCGAATGTGGAATTATTGACCAAATACCTTGAAACTGGAGTCAATCCGAATG GTTGTGACGAACTTCAACGTACTGCTTTGCATCTAGCGGCCAGTCGTGGCTTCACTGACATCGTCGCTCAACTACTTAAATACGGTGCCAATCCGAATCAGAAGGATTTACTGGGCAATACTCCACTTCATCTGGCCGTCTGTTCAGCCAGCTCCATCAATTTCAACATGACCGTACGAATTCTGTTGAATCACGGATCGAGTGTTCGTTGCACCGACAAAATGGGACGAAATCCACTGGATCTGGCCAACAGTAAACTTAGTTTGATGCGCCGTCGACGATGCGATTATCCGGAATCGGATAAAATTTTACGGGACATGTCAATACTAACCGCGTTTCTGTTGTGGCATTATCAGCGCGAGCAACAAGAcgatttcgaaataaattcgttGGAGCAACGTTTACAGAATTTGAGCACACAGGAAGTGGAGAACGAGGCCGACAAACTGTTAGCGAAAGTCGAAATGCTGAAAttgcaaaattaa
- the LOC119077922 gene encoding protein boule isoform X2 — MSIPNVAGQLEAPLSAPKYGTLIPNRIFVGGISGDTTESELCRVFSAYGNVKSTKIIVDRAGVSKGYGFVTFETEQEAQRLQSEGECVVLRDRKLNIAPAIKKQAVCPTNSAVYYASTPQTPMSNIPIDQFAAVYPPGVPTIYPPTMPYQPYYQYYSVPMNVPTIWPQNYQGIYPC; from the exons ATGTCTATTCCTAATGTTGCTGGCCAACTGGAAGCTCCGTTATCTGCCCCGAAATATGGAACCCTCATACCAAATAGGATTTTTGTAGGTGGTATCag CGGCGACACAACGGAATCAGAACTCTGTCGCGTATTTTCAGCATATGGCAATGTAAAATCGACGAAAATCATTGTGGATCGGGCTGGTGTTAGCAAGGGTTACGGATTTGTGACCTTTGAAACGGAACAGGAAGCACAACGGCTGCAGAGTGAG GGTGAATGCGTCGTTTTGCGTGATCGAAAGCTGAATATCGCACCGGCCATTAAAAAACAG GCGGTATGTCCAACTAACAGCGCTGTATATTATGCGTCCACTCCACAAACTCCAATGAGCAATATTCCAATTGATCAGTTTGCAGCCGTTTATCCACCAG GTGTGCCAACAATATACCCACCTACTATGCCGTATCAGCCATACTATCAATATTACAGTGTGCCAATG AATGTACCCACCATCTGGCCTCAAAATTATCAAG
- the LOC119077581 gene encoding uncharacterized protein LOC119077581 yields MPHLVHSHKGKHSDSLKRKADRKKKFNVIIQDIVIDYNHPKNQTTKPKSVQKRKLLNDDWDWAPYPRRFKTQRDDVFENSGYLSDGLDDSRIVPGWEDNEQDSNDLLFCADDEPTGSKSADIHIVTIDEIIEFENSKSPDHGFEEAPISFDMEEFCEIVATEEGNGNDIKIARQDEALNMLLAFTNNPRLVVFDESPPTLKGIKQMEPTADLCDSNEPAQVEVTNELENDCQIEEFKFARCFKCRRKVYVMQDCPRHIMKGAIVKNK; encoded by the exons ATGCCGCATTTAGTTCATTCACACAAAGGGAAGCATTCCGATTCTCTAAAGCGGAAGGCGGATAggaagaaaaaattcaatgtgATTATTCAGGATATTGTCATTGATTACAACCATCCGAAAAATCAAACAACCAAACCAAAGTCGGtacagaaaagaaaactacTGAACGATGATTGGGACTGGGCGCCATATCCCAGAAGATTCAAAACACAACGAGACGATGTGTTCGAAAACAGCGGTTATTTGTCAGATGGGTTGGACGATTCGCGAATTGTTCCCGGCTGGGAAGATAATGAACAGGACAGCAACGATCTATTGTTCTGTGCAGATGACGAACCTACGGGCTCAAAGTCTGCAGACATTCATATAGTAACAATAGATGAAATCATTGAATtcgaaaactcaaaatcaccTGATCATGGCTTTGAAGAAGCACCAATTTCTTTCGATATGGAAGAGTTCTGTGAAATCGTTGCAACTGAAGAAGGGAACGGAAATGACATAAAAATCGCTAGACAGGATGAAGCTTTAAATATGTTACTGGCATTTACCAACAACCCTCGACTGGTGGTTTTTGATGAAAGTCCTCCAACATTGAAAGGAATCAAACAAATGGAACCAACCGCGGATTTGTGCGACTCAAATGAACCTGCCCAGGTTGAAGTTACAAATGAATTGGAAAATGATTGCCAGATTGAAGAGTTTAAATTCGCTCGATGTTTTAAATGTAGACGAAAG GTCTACGTCATGCAAGATTGTCCACGCCATATTATGAAAGGAgcaattgttaaaaataagTGA
- the LOC119075836 gene encoding flap endonuclease GEN: protein MGIKELWPILQPFAERKPLYELEGKIVAIDLAGWVCESLCVVDYVVQPRFYLRNLFFRTCYLLLSGVTPVFVLEGDAPPLKYGVICKRNELQFRGAKPRNAVTQTESSQKASQAIKKPDKGRSRFNYVLKQCEELIASMGLQCVQGPGEAEQFCAFLNEDKMVDGVISQDSDCFAYGARRVYRNFSVSTQGASAAQGGAVDVYDIDNVQKSMDFGRNKMIVLALLCGCDYCPGVNGVGKDAAMKLLNRYSEKEILTRVKSWRSIDHKYTSLEVKVDDKSYCVNCGHLGRAQNHSKKGCGDCRSQQGCDATLWKEQRLALKSELQIRKKAMTDPEFPSQKLIDEFLNRPVTLPKLDLNWKQPSVVKFLKFMSHLLQWEEIYCFQKFLPLLTRWQLFHYGSGSKSVPLNGNVCPDYIKKKRTPKGIASYEIIWKDEHKCFEGLIPEEQAKVFMEQNSTLEVLWSTVEPVDLVQKAYPDLVSTYLDTTSAKTKKSSKKSKAKAKEPIVSDKNKENDKPIRAKKILKTKEDGQAKQIDEYFKKVKNVPAKVTPKTKPNPQPPKNNPRTQSPKIETCSTPLGLVELSFDFNDSSDNIHDLSDIIQHIVSTSPNITNICGRKLYYDCGNKQPEQRESIPTIDDEKDETTDEFDMIVAGMKPLSRENITPTTSRKKPKKRPSQTISKSQDERNKSPSTTPIIIKKFFKRNQITPKTSALASSTPTISPESPPVLTSSTPTHSPGRNESFASISSPKEGKEANVSYFFGDFTEENDIFEKLTDFRNMDDESNGEEDNDAVRQGDELQDINDSPPIELSETFDLDDYVPVGANLRKRIAS from the exons ATGGGTATCAAGGAATTATGGCCAATCTTACAACCATTCGCTGAAAGAAAACCTTTGTACGAACTTGAGGGTAAAATTGTGGCCATCGATCTAGCTGGATGGGTTTGTGAAAGCCTCTGTGTTGTTGATTATGTTGTTCAACCAAGGTTTTACCTTCG AAACTTGTTCTTTCGAACGTGTTATCTTCTGTTGTCCGGTGTGACTCCCGTATTTGTACTCGAG GGAGACGCTCCACCTTTGAAGTACGGCGTAATATGCAAACGTAATGAACTGCAGTTCAGAGGAGCAAAACCGAGAAATGCAGTAACACAGACTGAATCGTCACAGAAAGCCAG CCAAGCCATCAAGAAGCCAGACAAAGGACGAAGTCGTTTCAATTACGTCTTGAAACAATGCGAAGAGCTAATTGCTAGTATGGGATTGCAGTGCGTTCAGGGTCCTGGTGAAGCGGAACAATTTTGTGCATTTCTCAACGAAGACAAg ATGGTCGATGGTGTTATCAGTCAAGACTCTGATTGTTTTGCATATGGTGCCCGTCGAGTGTATCGTAACTTTTCGGTATCTACACAAGGTGCATCAGCCGCACAAGGTGGTGCTGTCGACGTTTATGATATTGATAACGTTCAAAAATCGATGG ATTTCGGACGGAACAAGATGATTGTTTTGGCTTTGCTGTGTGGTTGTGATTATTGCCCTGGAGTAAATGGTGTGGGTAAAGATGCTGCTATGAAATTGTTGAATCGATACAGTGAGAAGGAGATACTGACAAG AGTAAAGTCATGGCGTTCCATTGATCATAAATATACGTCCCTTGAGGTCAAGGTTGATGATAAAAGTTACTGTGTCAATTGCGGTCATCTTGGCCGAGCACAAAATCATTCGAAAAAGGGTTGTGGTGATTGCCGATCACAGCAAGGATGTGATGCTACACTTTGGAA GGAACAGCGGTTAGCTCTCAAGTCCGAGCTTCAAATAAGAAAGAAAGCAATGACCGATCCAGAGTTTCCATCACAAAAACTTATCGACGAATTCTTAAATCGACCTGTCACTCTACCCAAATTAGACTTGAATTGGAAACAGCCAAGTGTTGTCAAATTTTTG AAATTCATGAGTCATCTGTTGCAATgggaagaaatttattgttttcaaaagTTCCTACCACTGTTGACGAGATGGCAATTATTTCACTATGGCAGCGGCAGTAAAAGTGTACCGCTGAATGGGAATGTTTGTCCAGATTACATTAAAAAGAAGAGAACACCAAAAGGAATTGCCAGCTATGAAATCATTTGGAAGGATGAACATAAGTGCTTCGAGGGATTGATACCAGAGGAACAAGCGAAAGTATTCATGG AACAAAACTCAACTTTAGAGGTACTATGGAGTACTGTTGAACCAGTCGATCTTGTTCAAAAAGCGTATCCAGACCTTGTTAGCACCTACTTAGACACTACAAGTGCAAAGactaaaaaatcatcaaagaaatcgaaagccaAAGCGAAAGAGCCGATAGTCAgcgacaaaaataaggaaaacgACAAGCCGATCAGAGCGAAGAAGATATTAAAGACTAAAGAGGACGGACAAGCCAAACAGATTGATGAATATTTCAAGAAAGTAAAAAATGTACCAGCGAAAGTCACACCGAAAACCAAACCAAATCCCCAGCCACCGAAAAATAATCCGCGAACACAGTCACCGAAGATAGAAACCTGTTCAACACCACTTGGATTAGTCGAATTGTCGTTCGACTTCAATGACTCGAGTGATAATATTCACGACCTATCGGACATCATCCAACATATCGTCTCAACTTCACCCAATATCACCAACATATGTGGAAGGAAACTTTACTACGACTGTGGTAACAAACAGCCAGAACAGCGTGAGTCGATTCCAACCATAGATGATGAGAAAGATGAAACAACGGATGAATTTGATATGATTGTCGCTGGAATGAAACCACTTTCTCGTGAGAATATCACACCAACAACTTCACGTAAGAAACCTAAGAAGCGGCCAAGTCAGACCATCTCAAAGTCTCAAGATGAAAGGAATAAAAGCCCATCAACAACTCCTATTATaatcaagaaatttttcaaacgtAACCAAATTACGCCCAAAACATCCGCACTAGCATCATCGACACCTACAATCTCACCTGAAAGTCCACCCGTACTGACATCATCCACACCAACACATTCACCTGGACGCAATGAAAGCTTTGCGTCGATTTCATCGCCTAAAGAAGGCAAGGAAGCGAACGTAAGCTATTTCTTTGGTGATTTCACCGAGGAAAATGACATTTTCGAGAAACTGACCGATTTCCGGAACATGGACGATGAATCCAACGGCGAAGAAGACAACGATGCTGTTCGCCAAGGTGATGAATTGCAGGATATCAATGACTCGCCGCCGATTGAATTGAGTGAAACATTTGATTTGGACGACTATGTACCGGTAGGTGcaaatttaagaaaacgaaTAGCTTCTTAG
- the LOC119077922 gene encoding protein boule isoform X1, with the protein MSIPNVAGQLEAPLSAPKYGTLIPNRIFVGGISGDTTESELCRVFSAYGNVKSTKIIVDRAGVSKGYGFVTFETEQEAQRLQSEGECVVLRDRKLNIAPAIKKQAVCPTNSAVYYASTPQTPMSNIPIDQFAAVYPPVFKGVPTIYPPTMPYQPYYQYYSVPMNVPTIWPQNYQGIYPC; encoded by the exons ATGTCTATTCCTAATGTTGCTGGCCAACTGGAAGCTCCGTTATCTGCCCCGAAATATGGAACCCTCATACCAAATAGGATTTTTGTAGGTGGTATCag CGGCGACACAACGGAATCAGAACTCTGTCGCGTATTTTCAGCATATGGCAATGTAAAATCGACGAAAATCATTGTGGATCGGGCTGGTGTTAGCAAGGGTTACGGATTTGTGACCTTTGAAACGGAACAGGAAGCACAACGGCTGCAGAGTGAG GGTGAATGCGTCGTTTTGCGTGATCGAAAGCTGAATATCGCACCGGCCATTAAAAAACAG GCGGTATGTCCAACTAACAGCGCTGTATATTATGCGTCCACTCCACAAACTCCAATGAGCAATATTCCAATTGATCAGTTTGCAGCCGTTTATCCACCAG tttttaaAGGTGTGCCAACAATATACCCACCTACTATGCCGTATCAGCCATACTATCAATATTACAGTGTGCCAATG AATGTACCCACCATCTGGCCTCAAAATTATCAAG
- the LOC119080047 gene encoding uncharacterized protein LOC119080047 codes for MSVRRDGRDDHKQHSTAENPPMSRLFVICNKKQDENDFRRAFSKFGTIEEIWVVQDKYSGENKGIAYIKYNRTSSAANALEEMNGKVINGSSRPIKVIVASSRNQGSGRHENEHEKYVRLFVIVPKDMTENDLKTEFGNYGEVDNVDMLTDKATKEPKGFAYVKYRKFSHAANAFENCGLKFKAVFAEPKSSGRGATSDRSDTRLSRSDDYSYNNRFESRGRNHRSGSSKPTLNITCSHLIGYEQLWRLFDIIPGLVHCEITGECDDNRNFAIAEYTTHEAALYARNKLHGFEYPLDDQIMIRPLVANIKPNLENIFPFEGTRPLVCSVSLPAPMPQAEPGSSCVQRCFIVCMQKPLPSNILTNVFSRFGSLLDVYMLPNKSCGYAKYANSESAQNAIQTLNGAEVCGVKLKVMEAEEQQQGFKRRSVKKIGLKDKFQATMSSHRSHSNRDDDKRADDPPMSRLFIICNKNQNEDDFRDAFEKFGTIEEVWVVRDKTTGDNKGIVYIKFNKTSSAALALEEMNGKVLPNSSRPIKVLVASSRNQGSGRQENEQEKYVRLFVIVPKDMSEDDLRAEFDKYGEIENISVIKDKVTKERKGFAYIKYTKFSHAAEAFESCGSKFKAVFAEPKSSSRSTQGSFPDRSDSREARSSRYDDYSSFNFGRNESHGSFVMPIVASVAPTSSEAQLNIICSSSINQDQLWRLFDIIPGLDFCQITGDCGRNSNYATAVYNNNEAAIYAREKLHGLEYPPGERIIIRPVAPVTTAKKENQEKLFPFEGPSKDLFCSVSLPSVAPLAKTDTPCAQRCFIVCVPKALPSKMLSNIFCRFGDLLDVYMLQNKNCGYAKYASEESASNAIKVLNGAEICGVKLKVMEAEEPRDAKRKRYDDNLDSS; via the exons ATGTCAGTTCGTAGAGATGGTAGAGATGACCACAAACAACATAGTACTGCAGAAAATCCGCCCATGTCTAGATTATTTGTAATATGCAATAAAAAACAAGACGAAAACGATTTTCGTAGAGCATTTTCAAAGTTTGGCACGATCGAAGAAATTTGGGTGGTTCAGGATAAGTACAGCGGTGAAAATAAAGGAATTGCATACATAAAATACAACAGGACGTCATCAGCTGCAAATGCTTTAGAAGAGATGAACGGGAAAGTCATAAATGGATCTTCCCGGCCAATTAAAGTTATCGTTGCCTCAAG TCGTAATCAAGGATCTGGTCGTCACGAAAATGAACATGAAAAATACGTTCGCCTTTTCGTAATTGTTCCTAAGGATATGACAGAAAATGATCTAAAGACAGAATTCGGAAATTACGGCGAGGTAGACAATGTCGACATGTTAACAGACAAAGCAACAAAGGAACCAAAAGGATTTGCCTATGTTAAATACAGAAA GTTTTCACATGCAGCCAACGCATTTGAGAACTGTGGCTTAAAGTTCAAAGCGGTGTTTGCCGAACCAAAATCGTCCGGACGTGGTGCCACATCGGACCGTTCAGATACTCGCCTCTCACGCTCTGATGATTATTCCTACAATAACCGTTTTGAATCAAGAGGAAGAAATCATAGATCTGGGTCATCGAAGCCTACGTTGAACATTACCTGCAGTCATTTG ATTGGCTACGAACAATTATGGCGTTTATTCGACATCATTCCAGGCCTAGTACATTGTGAAATCACAGGAGAAT GTGACGacaatcgaaattttgctaTTGCCGAATATACAACTCATGAAGCTGCTTTATATGCCAG AAATAAGTTACATGGCTTCGAGTATCCTTTAGACGACCAAATAATGATTAGACCACTAGTAGCTAACATCAAACCGAatctcgaaaatatttttcctttcgAAG GAACTAGACCACTGGTATGTTCAGTGTCTTTGCCAGCTCCGATGCCACAAGCTGAACCTGGTAGCTCATGTGTTCAACGTTGTTTCATCGTTTGCATGCAAAAG CCACTTCCGTCGAACATACTGACCAATGTCTTCAGTCGGTTCGGAAGCTTATTAGACGTATACATGTTACCGAATAAAAGTTGTGGGTATGCCAAATATGCAAATTCGGAAAGCGCTCAAAATGCCATACAGACACTCAATGGAGCCGAAGTTTGTGGTGTTAAGTTAAAG GTAATGGAAGCAGAGGAACAGCAGCAAGGCTTTAAGCGACG CTCAGTAAAGAAAATCGGACTAAAGGACAAAT TTCAGGCAACTATGTCCTCCCATCGATCTCACTCGAATCGTGATGATGACAAACGGGCCGATGATCCGCCAATGTCaagattatttattatttgcaacaaaaatcaaaacgaagACGATTTCAGAGATGCATTCGAGAAGTTTGGCACTATCGAAGAGGTTTGGGTGGTTCGTGATAAAACAACAGGCGATAATAAGG GGATTGtttacattaaattcaacaaaacttCGTCAGCTGCTCTTGCTCTTGAAGAAATGAATGGCAAAGTTTTACCAAACTCCAGCAGACCGATTAAGGTGTTAGTTGCGTCGAG tCGCAATCAAGGATCTGGTCGTCAAGAAAATGAACAAGAGAAATACGTTCGCCTCTTCGTAATTGTTCCGAAAGATATGTCCGAGGACGATCTTCGTGCCGAATTCGACAAATAcggagaaattgaaaatatttcagtaATCAAagacaaagtaacaaaggaAAGAAAAGGATTCGCATACATCAAATACACAAA ATTTTCACATGCGGCCGAAGCTTTTGAAAGCTGTGGATCAAAGTTCAAAGCAGTGTTTGCCGAACCGAAATCGTCATCGCGCAGTACGCAAGGCAGTTTTCCGGATCGATCTGATTCCCGTGAAGCAAGATCATCGCGCTATGATGACTATTCCAGTTTCAATTTCGGTCGAAATGAATCTCATGGATCGTTTGTTATGCCTATAGTGGCAAGTGTTGCCCCAACTTCATCCGAAGCTCAATTGAACATTATTTGCAGTTCATCG ATCAATCAAGATCAATTGTGGCGTTTGTTCGACATCATTCCAGGGCTTGATTTCTGTCAGATCACAGGAGATT GTGGTCGAAATAGCAATTATGCCACAGCTGTCTATAATAACAATGAAGCTGCCATATATGCAAG AGAAAAATTACATGGACTCGAATATCCACCCGGTGAACGAATAATAATCCGACCCGTAGCTCCAGTAACAACCGCGAAGAAAGAAAACCAGGAAAAGTTATTTCCCTTCGAAG GACCATCAAAAGACTTGTTCTGTAGTGTGTCACTTCCGTCAGTGGCACCGCTAGCAAAAACTGATACACCATGTGCCCAGCGATGCTTCATTGTTTGTGTGCCTAAG GCCCTGCCATCGAAAATGTTGAGCAACATCTTCTGTCGTTTCGGTGATCTGTTGGACGTTTATAtgttacaaaacaaaaactgtgGTTACGCCAAGTATGCTAGTGAAGAGAGTGCATCGAATGCAATTAAAGTATTGAATGGTGCCGAGATCTGCGGCGTTAAATTGAAGGTCATGGAAGCCGAAGAGCCCCGAGACGCTAAGCGAAAACGATACGACGATAATCTGGATTCGTCTTAA